The proteins below come from a single Vibrio diazotrophicus genomic window:
- a CDS encoding response regulator, whose product MNGFSAKNIIVLVVDDSPESLGMLNATLNEAGLTVLVALDGHQALSIVEKIQPDVILLDAVMPVLDGFDTCLKLKERLPAIPIIFMTGLNDSKHVIKGFEAGGVDYITKPVVPAEVLARIRVHSHNARMAKSAQAALDYAGQFIFCVSKNGDLEWATPHAQELLCDISRRSDSTQDIAHTWSQIQTDIALWLNSGDTSAPLSITQFDSLLEATFAGNDSNTHVLIRVNVPKQAGTEDDLREVFNITKRESQVLYWLSFGKTNWEIAQILDMSPRTVNKHLEQIYKKLEVDNRTSAVSMSIRVLEKS is encoded by the coding sequence ATGAACGGTTTCTCAGCGAAAAACATCATCGTATTAGTGGTCGATGACTCTCCTGAATCATTGGGAATGTTAAATGCAACACTCAATGAAGCAGGCCTTACCGTACTAGTCGCACTGGACGGTCATCAGGCGCTATCGATAGTGGAAAAAATCCAGCCAGACGTCATCTTACTTGATGCTGTCATGCCCGTATTGGACGGCTTCGATACCTGTTTAAAACTGAAGGAACGCTTGCCAGCGATTCCTATCATTTTCATGACAGGGTTAAATGACTCCAAACACGTCATCAAAGGGTTTGAAGCAGGCGGAGTCGATTACATCACTAAACCAGTGGTTCCGGCTGAAGTGCTCGCTCGTATTCGCGTTCACAGCCATAACGCACGCATGGCAAAATCGGCTCAAGCGGCACTCGATTATGCGGGACAATTTATATTCTGTGTCTCAAAAAACGGTGATTTGGAATGGGCAACACCCCATGCTCAGGAGCTGTTATGCGACATTAGCCGCCGCTCGGACAGCACGCAGGACATTGCGCACACTTGGTCACAAATCCAAACCGACATCGCTCTATGGCTCAACAGTGGTGATACTTCTGCACCATTGTCCATTACTCAGTTTGACTCGCTTCTCGAAGCAACCTTTGCAGGAAATGACAGCAATACGCATGTTCTGATTCGAGTCAACGTTCCTAAACAAGCAGGAACCGAAGATGACCTACGCGAAGTGTTTAACATCACCAAGCGCGAATCTCAGGTTCTCTATTGGCTCTCTTTCGGTAAAACAAACTGGGAAATTGCGCAGATACTCGATATGAGCCCTCGCACGGTAAACAAACATCTTGAGCAGATTTATAAGAAGCTGGAAGTCGATAACCGCACGTCAGCGGTGAGTATGTCGATACGGGTGTTGGAAAAATCGTAG